A portion of the Sphaerochaeta pleomorpha str. Grapes genome contains these proteins:
- a CDS encoding thymidine kinase, translated as MPRIEQKTESTDFLKSLGFPTIDVHDTFSHFDFTLPGRRVLLIGPMGSGKTEFAARVWRDAAIAQKKGDKVRSLTSSGEVDRRKVFFVRSEIDGARFSDYPEDALCFRSGYIHCGDNIARIRDSFGLEQVLADNPTVGTFIIDEASFFDERLAYVVRNHSQQRGVMFIFPTLILNFRRDLFNSTARLMLDIATDVIPLTAYCEHPDCMKDAFYTYRYYQVDGKECPALYFDPLIIVGGDEHKNSSLEPNYAARCDEHHFLPGKEYTFFHLKPLGEQASRGQEKALRDELYSLKYAMQRSMLYKNICERYVGVKDEEIYFNSLKPGNIAEKALVFLFCEQNLVPEELLLRLVSELELDTIYLSKVLADNRRPVSFGQPFLL; from the coding sequence ATGCCGCGCATTGAGCAGAAAACTGAGAGTACTGATTTTCTGAAAAGCCTAGGTTTTCCGACTATCGACGTCCATGATACGTTTTCTCATTTTGATTTCACCCTTCCTGGCAGAAGGGTGTTACTTATTGGCCCCATGGGTTCTGGTAAGACTGAGTTTGCGGCCCGTGTCTGGCGTGATGCTGCCATTGCCCAGAAAAAGGGGGACAAAGTCCGTTCCCTCACCAGCAGTGGGGAAGTCGACCGGAGGAAGGTCTTTTTCGTCAGGTCTGAGATCGATGGGGCAAGGTTTTCCGATTATCCTGAGGATGCCTTGTGTTTTCGTAGCGGGTACATTCACTGCGGGGATAATATTGCCCGTATCAGGGACTCTTTTGGCCTTGAACAGGTATTGGCAGATAATCCGACTGTGGGAACGTTTATTATTGATGAGGCGTCTTTTTTCGATGAACGCCTAGCGTATGTGGTAAGGAATCATAGCCAGCAAAGGGGCGTCATGTTTATTTTCCCCACCTTGATCCTGAATTTCCGTCGTGACTTATTCAATTCGACGGCAAGGCTCATGTTGGATATTGCAACAGATGTCATTCCCCTCACAGCCTATTGCGAACACCCGGATTGCATGAAAGATGCATTCTATACCTACCGGTATTACCAAGTCGACGGGAAGGAATGCCCTGCACTCTATTTTGATCCCCTTATTATCGTAGGGGGCGACGAGCACAAGAACAGTTCTTTGGAACCGAACTATGCCGCCCGTTGTGACGAACACCATTTCCTGCCAGGGAAAGAGTATACCTTTTTTCATCTCAAGCCGTTGGGGGAACAAGCTTCCAGGGGTCAGGAAAAAGCCCTGCGGGACGAATTGTATTCCTTGAAATATGCCATGCAACGTTCAATGCTCTATAAGAATATCTGTGAACGGTATGTCGGTGTAAAGGATGAGGAAATTTATTTCAATTCGCTTAAACCAGGCAATATTGCCGAGAAGGCATTGGTTTTCCTGTTTTGCGAACAGAATCTGGTTCCCGAGGAGTTGCTTCTCCGGTTGGTTTCCGAACTTGAACTCGACACAATCTACCTATCGAAAGTTTTGGCCGATAACCGGCGCCCTGTTTCGTTTGGGCAGCCCTTCCTCCTGTAG
- a CDS encoding sugar phosphate isomerase/epimerase family protein: MKQIGFRAHDLGTFPSVSSLAQEVSKYQKESYIQLAPAKALPLFPQIKDYTPELFENLKSDLAKENVKIAVLGCYINPVHPDLDIRERQLRDFETCLRLSSHCGGLLVGTETGSIQRDCSFDLGTFEPEILTRFYRSIERLLNTAERTKSTIGIEAVSRQHTICSVQRLARLVETFDTPHLQVIYDPVNLVPWTGICEPDGSVRKVPTQEAQHSFFSEALDALGEKIAILHVKDYALDERGWKIGNLPVGEGVLDWKGLEHEMEKRNISVPWLLENINVQTLKQTLKNLA, translated from the coding sequence ATGAAACAAATTGGTTTTAGAGCACATGACCTCGGGACATTCCCTTCCGTCTCTTCCTTGGCTCAGGAAGTCTCAAAATACCAGAAAGAGAGCTATATACAACTAGCACCTGCAAAAGCCCTTCCCCTGTTTCCCCAAATCAAGGACTATACCCCAGAACTGTTTGAAAACCTCAAATCAGACCTTGCAAAAGAAAACGTCAAAATCGCAGTCTTGGGCTGTTATATCAACCCGGTCCACCCTGACTTGGATATACGAGAAAGGCAACTCAGGGATTTTGAAACCTGCCTTCGTCTTTCAAGCCACTGCGGAGGCCTTCTTGTCGGGACCGAAACAGGGTCGATACAACGAGACTGCTCCTTCGACCTTGGCACCTTTGAACCTGAAATTCTCACTCGTTTCTATCGTTCTATCGAACGATTGCTAAACACGGCCGAACGTACCAAATCGACAATAGGAATCGAAGCGGTCAGCAGGCAACACACCATCTGTTCGGTACAAAGGTTGGCTCGTCTGGTTGAGACCTTTGATACACCCCACCTGCAAGTCATCTACGATCCTGTCAATCTGGTGCCCTGGACGGGAATCTGTGAGCCAGACGGTTCGGTACGGAAGGTCCCGACTCAGGAAGCCCAGCATTCCTTTTTTTCCGAAGCTCTCGATGCCCTCGGGGAAAAAATCGCAATCCTTCATGTCAAAGACTATGCATTGGATGAAAGAGGCTGGAAAATTGGGAATTTACCGGTAGGAGAGGGGGTCCTCGACTGGAAAGGACTTGAACACGAGATGGAAAAACGAAACATCTCGGTTCCCTGGCTACTGGAAAATATCAATGTCCAGACACTCAAACAAACACTTAAAAACCTAGCTTGA
- a CDS encoding YibE/F family protein, producing MKLQFNRKEAVFLGVFSLLCLVLVLLPTGFGRAIYVNAEGAKARVIKTNDTMMYQTGVVRMGEQRCTVEILSGPHTGEQYEGINLLTGKLEFDKVFTEGQLAWVLLEQDSSNKVIFTNMVDHYRLSKELQLMGLFALLLVVFSGYTGIRTILSFLFAFLAIWKVMIPFALKGYSPILLALLVGSSLMVMTLLLVGGCTKKAYAAIIGSVGSSLITCLLAILFTVYFQVHGSVMQWSESLLYAGYMKLDLTKIFQAAVYLSCSGAILDLSIDISAALSEIVEKKPDITAKELVASGLVIGKSVVGSQTTTLLLAYMGSYLTVMMVYMAQGTPIMSILNSKTIAAEILHTFVGCIGLVLVSPLTSLVCGWLYIKKPALSQERAGGVSSTRETVNY from the coding sequence ATGAAATTACAATTCAATCGAAAGGAAGCGGTCTTCCTTGGTGTTTTTTCTCTCCTATGTCTGGTTTTGGTCTTGCTGCCAACCGGATTCGGCCGTGCAATCTACGTTAACGCCGAAGGGGCGAAGGCAAGGGTAATCAAAACCAATGACACGATGATGTATCAGACAGGGGTTGTGAGGATGGGGGAGCAGCGGTGTACTGTTGAGATTCTCAGTGGACCCCATACTGGTGAACAATATGAAGGGATCAACCTGCTTACCGGAAAATTGGAATTTGACAAAGTGTTTACCGAAGGCCAGCTTGCCTGGGTGTTGCTTGAACAGGACAGCTCGAACAAGGTCATATTTACGAATATGGTCGACCACTACCGGTTGTCCAAAGAACTCCAGTTGATGGGTTTGTTTGCGTTACTGCTCGTCGTCTTTTCAGGCTACACAGGAATCCGTACCATCCTCTCCTTCCTGTTCGCATTCCTTGCCATCTGGAAGGTCATGATTCCCTTTGCCTTGAAAGGGTATAGCCCAATTTTGCTGGCCCTTTTGGTGGGGAGCAGCCTTATGGTGATGACGTTGCTTCTGGTTGGGGGCTGTACGAAAAAAGCGTATGCGGCAATCATCGGATCTGTAGGGAGTTCTTTGATAACCTGCTTGTTGGCAATTCTTTTTACCGTGTATTTTCAAGTGCATGGATCGGTAATGCAATGGTCTGAATCGCTTCTCTATGCAGGATATATGAAACTCGACCTCACCAAGATATTCCAGGCAGCTGTCTATCTCTCTTGTTCAGGGGCTATCCTGGACCTTTCCATCGATATCAGTGCAGCGCTCAGCGAAATTGTAGAGAAAAAACCGGATATCACAGCCAAGGAACTGGTTGCCAGTGGACTTGTTATCGGTAAATCGGTAGTGGGAAGCCAGACAACAACCCTGTTGCTTGCCTATATGGGAAGTTACTTAACGGTCATGATGGTATATATGGCACAGGGGACTCCCATAATGAGTATCCTCAATTCAAAGACGATAGCTGCCGAGATACTCCACACCTTTGTGGGCTGTATCGGCCTGGTATTGGTCTCCCCGCTTACCTCCCTGGTTTGTGGATGGCTGTATATAAAAAAACCTGCCCTCTCACAGGAAAGGGCAGGTGGTGTTTCTTCTACAAGGGAGACCGTAAACTATTAG
- a CDS encoding glycoside hydrolase family 28 protein: protein MKQYFLSDFEANNDGVFDNTEAFAAAFTAIAEGGCLSIGPGTWRTGPITISGHDIEVHIHKDAKIVFIPEEGKYIPVYSRWEGINCYCMHPCLYILNSHRVTIQGEGTLYGSGHYWWDLSLGKRNLKMEPATETEKRFALLNPGYKSQGGGGGGRQSQFLRPPLVQVKDSSDILLEGITLEDSPFWTLHPLYSRNLVFKNLSIKNPKNAPNTDGIDLDSCENVTIEGCVIDVGDDGIALKSGSGPDGILTGRPTKDVRIFQCTVRNAHGGAVIGSETAAGIHNVEVSNCLFDGTDRGIRIKTRRGRGGKISHLSFLGLKMVKNLCPLTINLYYRCGSFSNEDFSLEKLPVCPETPSVSDIRITDCEAVGCLSSIAFIVGLPESPITGLCIEDCTFSLDQEESHPVEESEMYLGLPLPQGRGMRLRNVHLMLKNVSVNGVMNPFEIEENVRLENS, encoded by the coding sequence ATGAAACAGTATTTTCTTTCAGACTTCGAGGCAAACAATGACGGGGTTTTTGATAATACCGAAGCCTTTGCAGCGGCTTTTACTGCCATTGCTGAGGGAGGTTGCCTGTCAATAGGGCCTGGAACCTGGCGTACGGGCCCTATAACCATCAGTGGGCATGATATTGAGGTGCATATACACAAAGATGCAAAAATCGTGTTTATACCGGAAGAGGGGAAATATATCCCAGTCTATTCCCGTTGGGAAGGTATTAACTGTTATTGCATGCATCCTTGTCTGTATATCCTCAATTCTCATCGGGTGACGATACAAGGGGAAGGTACCCTGTATGGTAGCGGGCATTACTGGTGGGATCTTTCTCTAGGAAAACGCAATCTCAAAATGGAGCCGGCAACAGAAACAGAGAAACGCTTTGCCCTCCTGAATCCTGGGTACAAGAGCCAGGGGGGTGGCGGGGGAGGAAGGCAATCCCAATTCCTTCGTCCTCCCTTAGTCCAGGTAAAAGATTCAAGCGATATTCTCTTGGAGGGCATAACACTTGAGGATAGTCCGTTTTGGACCCTTCATCCCTTGTATTCGAGAAACCTTGTTTTTAAAAACCTCAGTATCAAGAACCCGAAAAATGCACCGAATACAGATGGGATAGACCTCGATTCCTGCGAGAACGTAACAATAGAAGGATGTGTAATCGATGTAGGTGACGATGGCATAGCCCTTAAAAGTGGGAGTGGCCCCGATGGGATTCTGACAGGGAGACCCACAAAGGACGTACGGATTTTTCAATGCACAGTCCGTAACGCCCATGGGGGGGCAGTAATAGGGAGTGAGACGGCTGCTGGTATTCACAATGTAGAGGTTTCAAATTGTCTTTTTGATGGAACCGATAGGGGTATACGAATCAAAACACGAAGGGGAAGGGGCGGTAAGATTTCCCACCTTTCCTTTCTGGGACTCAAAATGGTAAAAAATCTCTGTCCCTTGACGATTAACCTCTATTATCGTTGCGGAAGTTTTTCAAACGAGGATTTTTCTTTGGAGAAGCTCCCTGTTTGTCCCGAGACCCCCTCCGTTTCTGATATAAGGATTACGGATTGCGAGGCTGTTGGCTGTCTTTCCTCCATTGCTTTTATCGTGGGGTTGCCTGAATCCCCAATCACTGGCCTTTGCATTGAAGACTGTACATTTTCCCTCGATCAGGAGGAATCCCATCCTGTGGAGGAGAGCGAGATGTATCTTGGGCTCCCTTTGCCCCAGGGAAGGGGCATGAGGCTTCGTAATGTCCATCTTATGCTCAAAAATGTATCGGTGAACGGAGTGATGAACCCCTTCGAAATTGAGGAGAATGTACGGTTGGAGAATTCCTGA
- a CDS encoding alkaline phosphatase: protein MKKRFVSLMVLLLCVLSLVGAEGTKEQSTQTMQGFGSSERPKYVFMFIGDGMSHVQINAAQVFNGNNTKGDIALSPLSFTQFPVLGLQTTYDATSFCPDSASTATSLSSGIKTHSGVLGMGVDKTTKAENIAEKLKSQKDWKIGIVSTVTLNHATPAAYYAHSPSRNNYYDIGLQLIGSGFDYFAGGSINKATDKGQASIYDLAKANGYTFVDTKEAIEALDANSGKVYAQSPRLQDGGSMPYSIDTDDRDVSLAGFVQKGIDVLDNEKGFFMMVESGKIDWACHANDAAAEISDILAFDDAVKVAIDFAQKHPNETLIVVTGDHETGGMTIGYASTGYNTAFEILKNQKLSYVAFDEIIKGMKSANANLSFDEVMELVTKDFGLVAPNANATDKALVLTEVEYARLQEAFHQSMLPSDKRTKDDVTALLYGGYDPLSVTVTHILNNKAGIGWTSYSHTGTPISVYAKGVGEQLFSGSYDNTDIFHKLRDIVGVN from the coding sequence ATGAAAAAAAGATTTGTATCGCTAATGGTTCTTTTGCTGTGTGTTCTTTCCTTGGTAGGCGCTGAGGGGACTAAAGAACAATCGACTCAAACAATGCAAGGCTTCGGCTCTTCTGAACGTCCCAAATATGTATTCATGTTTATCGGTGATGGTATGAGCCATGTCCAGATCAATGCTGCCCAGGTGTTCAATGGCAATAACACAAAAGGCGATATTGCCCTTAGCCCCCTGAGTTTCACCCAGTTTCCTGTCTTGGGGTTGCAGACTACCTATGATGCAACTTCCTTCTGTCCCGATTCTGCCTCCACGGCTACTTCGCTTTCCAGTGGTATCAAAACCCATAGCGGAGTACTTGGGATGGGAGTCGATAAAACGACGAAGGCAGAGAATATCGCAGAGAAGCTCAAGAGTCAGAAAGACTGGAAGATTGGGATTGTCTCTACCGTCACTCTCAACCATGCAACCCCTGCTGCCTACTATGCCCATTCCCCTTCAAGGAACAACTATTATGATATCGGCCTCCAGCTGATAGGTAGCGGTTTCGATTATTTTGCCGGTGGTTCGATCAATAAAGCCACTGACAAGGGACAGGCCAGTATCTACGACCTTGCCAAGGCAAACGGCTATACCTTTGTCGATACAAAAGAAGCCATCGAGGCCTTGGATGCAAACAGTGGAAAAGTATATGCCCAGAGTCCTCGCTTGCAAGATGGTGGTTCGATGCCCTATTCGATCGATACTGATGATAGGGATGTATCACTTGCAGGATTCGTTCAGAAGGGCATTGACGTCCTTGACAATGAAAAAGGCTTTTTCATGATGGTTGAGTCAGGAAAAATTGACTGGGCTTGTCATGCCAATGATGCAGCTGCCGAGATTTCAGACATCCTCGCCTTCGATGACGCAGTCAAGGTTGCGATCGATTTTGCCCAGAAGCATCCCAACGAGACCTTGATAGTAGTCACCGGTGACCATGAGACTGGTGGAATGACCATTGGTTATGCTTCCACCGGGTATAACACCGCGTTTGAAATTCTCAAGAACCAGAAACTCTCCTATGTTGCCTTTGACGAAATCATAAAGGGAATGAAGAGTGCAAACGCAAATCTGAGCTTCGACGAGGTAATGGAACTTGTGACCAAGGACTTTGGTTTGGTAGCACCGAATGCAAATGCAACCGACAAAGCCTTGGTCCTTACTGAGGTGGAGTATGCACGGTTGCAGGAAGCTTTCCACCAGTCCATGCTTCCTTCCGATAAGAGGACCAAAGATGATGTCACGGCTCTTCTGTACGGTGGCTATGATCCCCTTTCGGTCACTGTCACCCATATCCTGAACAACAAGGCAGGTATCGGTTGGACGAGTTACTCACACACGGGTACCCCCATATCTGTCTATGCAAAGGGAGTAGGCGAGCAGTTATTCTCTGGGTCTTATGATAATACAGATATCTTTCACAAGTTACGCGATATTGTAGGTGTGAATTAG
- a CDS encoding 8-oxo-dGTP diphosphatase — protein sequence MILETIEQYYTWALIAILLLNFSQRKIPNSQKKRFATIYLAALLLIFEVGVVTILTRGLPQKLAWLDLALCVGLLYIFREKAWPFRLHCAECNVKLDINHIIGHDDNLCQECYYKAHPEEAAAAEEKKRLASLDNPQEEPIPMVVPDTVGEIDWDLWDPKEICVITYLFENDQVLLIDKKRGLGTGLVNAPGGHIELEETATEAAIREFKEETELDIVDPVLVGKLDFQFKDGLSERGYVFFAHSYTGIPKETEEARPFWCPVAAMPYDRMWEDDQHWLPLALEGKKFEGRFIFDDQKMIDKTITIEEDENE from the coding sequence ATGATTCTGGAAACAATAGAGCAGTATTACACATGGGCATTGATTGCCATATTATTGTTGAATTTTTCACAACGAAAAATTCCCAATTCGCAAAAGAAACGATTTGCAACCATATATCTGGCTGCTCTCCTCCTGATTTTCGAAGTTGGAGTCGTAACGATCCTTACCCGGGGACTTCCCCAGAAGCTGGCTTGGCTAGACTTGGCTCTCTGTGTTGGACTTCTCTATATTTTCAGGGAGAAGGCCTGGCCTTTCAGGCTCCATTGCGCTGAGTGCAATGTAAAACTCGATATCAATCATATTATCGGACACGATGACAACCTTTGCCAGGAATGTTACTACAAAGCACATCCGGAGGAAGCCGCAGCAGCTGAAGAAAAAAAACGGCTGGCTTCTTTGGATAATCCCCAAGAGGAACCTATCCCCATGGTTGTCCCTGACACTGTCGGGGAAATTGACTGGGATCTCTGGGACCCCAAGGAAATATGCGTCATCACCTACCTGTTCGAAAATGACCAAGTCTTGTTGATTGATAAAAAACGGGGACTGGGTACCGGTTTGGTAAATGCTCCCGGTGGTCATATAGAATTGGAAGAAACTGCAACGGAAGCCGCTATCAGGGAGTTCAAGGAAGAAACAGAACTCGACATCGTAGACCCTGTACTGGTCGGTAAGTTGGATTTTCAGTTCAAGGACGGTCTTTCGGAACGGGGATATGTCTTCTTTGCCCATTCCTATACAGGAATACCCAAGGAAACCGAGGAGGCCCGTCCTTTCTGGTGTCCCGTTGCTGCGATGCCCTATGATAGAATGTGGGAAGATGACCAGCATTGGCTCCCGCTTGCACTGGAAGGAAAAAAATTCGAGGGACGTTTTATTTTTGACGACCAGAAGATGATTGATAAAACCATTACCATAGAGGAAGACGAAAACGAGTGA
- a CDS encoding aldo/keto reductase — MGLGCWQFGGSFGFWENQDRSDSIKVLHYALKTGIRHFDTAQGYGNGESEQFTGQQLKRFSKSIPRSELTIATKIMAKGPLQVRKDVETSLRRLCTDYIDILYLHWPSSTVPLAPIMDALAEITETDMVMTIGLSNFPLPLLQSFRTYPIGYYQMPCNLLWTRGLEQTLLYCKENKIKTVGYSPLGLGLLNGNHEASPLDGRKDFYCYAPESYPLYKALYGKLWDLSCKKRCSIAQIALVWALGQGFDSVLLGARNKTQLQQNLASRDLRLSGVEMHELSVLAGKLASSAPISQDNIFNHRW, encoded by the coding sequence ATAGGGTTAGGATGCTGGCAGTTTGGAGGCTCTTTCGGGTTCTGGGAGAACCAGGACCGTTCCGATTCGATCAAAGTGCTTCATTATGCCCTAAAGACAGGAATTCGCCATTTCGATACAGCGCAAGGGTATGGAAATGGTGAAAGTGAACAATTCACCGGACAGCAATTAAAACGTTTTTCCAAAAGCATTCCGAGAAGCGAGCTGACCATTGCTACAAAAATCATGGCAAAAGGTCCTTTGCAGGTTCGCAAGGATGTTGAAACAAGTCTCAGAAGGCTTTGTACCGACTATATCGACATCCTTTACCTCCATTGGCCAAGCAGTACGGTTCCGCTTGCCCCCATCATGGACGCCTTGGCTGAAATAACAGAAACGGATATGGTGATGACAATCGGGCTAAGCAATTTTCCCCTTCCACTTCTGCAGTCCTTCAGAACCTATCCCATTGGATATTACCAGATGCCTTGCAACCTTTTATGGACAAGAGGCCTTGAGCAGACTCTGCTCTATTGTAAAGAAAACAAAATCAAAACGGTTGGGTATAGCCCGCTAGGCCTTGGTTTGCTCAATGGTAACCATGAAGCAAGTCCCTTGGATGGGAGAAAGGATTTCTATTGCTATGCCCCTGAATCCTACCCTCTCTACAAAGCACTTTATGGAAAACTCTGGGACCTCAGCTGCAAGAAACGATGCTCCATTGCCCAAATAGCGCTTGTCTGGGCATTAGGGCAGGGTTTTGATTCTGTCCTTCTGGGGGCAAGGAATAAAACACAGCTGCAACAGAACCTTGCAAGTAGAGATCTAAGGCTTTCTGGCGTCGAGATGCATGAATTGTCAGTTTTAGCCGGTAAACTTGCCTCCTCTGCGCCAATTTCACAAGATAACATCTTCAACCACAGGTGGTAA
- the deoC gene encoding deoxyribose-phosphate aldolase: MELDTIAKYIDHTVLGANATRDNIEKICNEAREYRFASVCVNSCWVPLCAKMLKGSDVRVCTVVGFPLGAMSTAAKAFEAKHAVAEGATEIDMVINVGWLKNHDDELVQDDIAAVKEACNKSLLKVIIETCLLTDEEKARACRLAKAAGADFVKTSTGFSTGGAKVEDIKLMRKTVGPVLGVKASGGIHSYQEAKAMIDAGATRIGASCGVAIVEGQNAAH; the protein is encoded by the coding sequence ATGGAACTTGATACTATCGCGAAATACATTGACCACACGGTTCTCGGAGCAAATGCTACCCGGGATAATATTGAAAAAATTTGTAATGAGGCTAGGGAATACCGGTTTGCCTCGGTTTGTGTTAATAGTTGCTGGGTGCCTTTGTGTGCCAAAATGTTGAAGGGGTCAGACGTTCGCGTATGTACCGTTGTCGGTTTCCCCCTTGGGGCCATGTCTACTGCTGCAAAGGCCTTTGAGGCTAAGCACGCGGTTGCTGAAGGAGCCACGGAAATTGATATGGTTATAAATGTCGGGTGGTTGAAAAACCATGATGACGAACTTGTCCAGGATGATATTGCAGCGGTGAAAGAAGCCTGCAATAAAAGCCTCCTGAAAGTGATTATTGAGACATGTCTATTGACCGATGAAGAGAAAGCAAGGGCTTGCCGTCTAGCGAAGGCTGCCGGTGCTGATTTTGTGAAGACTTCCACTGGCTTCTCTACCGGTGGAGCAAAAGTAGAAGACATCAAATTGATGCGAAAAACCGTAGGTCCTGTACTTGGTGTAAAGGCCTCCGGGGGAATCCATTCCTATCAAGAGGCTAAAGCGATGATTGACGCAGGGGCAACCCGGATTGGTGCTTCCTGTGGAGTTGCCATCGTTGAGGGACAGAATGCCGCGCATTGA
- a CDS encoding nitrogenase subunit NifH has protein sequence MEKVLIDWLLEENNPSVRFATLTRLLDEPLDDPEVQKTCNCIGKGDVVARILDKQNSDGSWGIPERFYLDKYTGTVWTLLVLSELYAPADDMRVVRACDFILDHSFNAESGGFSTSESVRTKTGLASLVIPCLTGNMVYSLIRCGYLEDERVQRAIEWICTYQRTDDGDDRPPLGPMYDRYRSCWGRHSCHMGVAKGLKALCAIPLEKRNDQVASKIEELCEYFLIHHIFKKSHKLEEVSKPGWLRFGFPLMYQSDVLELMELFADLEIHDSRLDESLELIEKKATSEGKWVLENSYNGRLQVAIEQKGEPSKWLTLKALKVLQEYR, from the coding sequence ATGGAAAAGGTACTTATTGACTGGTTGCTTGAAGAGAATAACCCTTCAGTTCGATTTGCTACGTTGACTCGGTTGCTCGATGAACCCCTGGATGACCCCGAGGTACAGAAAACCTGTAATTGTATCGGGAAAGGCGATGTAGTTGCCAGAATCCTGGACAAACAGAACAGTGATGGCTCTTGGGGGATTCCCGAAAGGTTCTATCTTGATAAATATACTGGGACAGTCTGGACTCTCTTGGTCCTGTCAGAATTGTATGCCCCTGCAGACGATATGCGTGTTGTGCGCGCCTGTGATTTTATTCTGGATCATTCTTTCAATGCTGAAAGCGGAGGGTTTTCCACCTCAGAAAGTGTAAGGACAAAAACGGGCCTTGCAAGCTTGGTTATCCCCTGTTTGACAGGGAATATGGTCTATAGTCTCATCCGATGTGGTTATCTGGAAGACGAGAGAGTACAAAGAGCCATTGAATGGATCTGTACCTACCAAAGGACAGATGATGGCGATGACCGTCCTCCCCTTGGACCGATGTATGACCGGTACCGCTCCTGCTGGGGTCGGCATTCCTGCCATATGGGCGTCGCGAAAGGGCTCAAGGCCCTTTGTGCAATTCCCCTGGAAAAACGGAATGACCAAGTTGCCTCGAAGATCGAAGAGCTGTGCGAATACTTCCTCATCCATCATATTTTCAAGAAAAGCCACAAGCTGGAAGAAGTTTCCAAACCCGGTTGGCTTCGATTCGGTTTTCCCCTGATGTACCAGAGCGATGTATTGGAGTTGATGGAATTGTTTGCGGACTTGGAAATCCATGACTCCCGTTTGGATGAATCGCTGGAATTGATCGAGAAGAAAGCAACAAGTGAAGGAAAGTGGGTACTGGAAAATTCTTATAATGGACGGTTGCAGGTAGCCATTGAACAGAAAGGGGAGCCTTCGAAATGGTTGACACTCAAGGCACTCAAGGTGTTGCAAGAGTATCGATAA
- a CDS encoding IMPACT family protein: protein MRNPLGSALYELEVKKSRFIALAYPCPNLAEVKNLVTEVRNLHPSASHVVHAAIIGPKGDEYSCSDDHEPKNTAGRPILEVLKGSGITNVALLVVRYFGGTLLGTGGLVKAYGESAKKVLEVLQTEELVEKCSFSLSTSYDLFEPIKKVLLSVQCTITEERFESAITIAGTLPLPNKTELEQLVIETSNGRNRIVFSV, encoded by the coding sequence ATGAGAAATCCTCTCGGCTCTGCCCTTTATGAACTGGAAGTCAAGAAATCGCGCTTCATTGCCTTGGCGTACCCCTGTCCAAATCTTGCAGAGGTGAAAAATCTGGTAACAGAAGTAAGGAACCTACATCCATCGGCCTCTCATGTCGTCCATGCTGCAATAATCGGTCCAAAAGGTGACGAATACAGCTGTAGCGACGACCATGAGCCCAAGAATACTGCAGGAAGACCGATCCTAGAGGTTTTGAAAGGCAGCGGAATTACCAATGTTGCCCTTCTGGTTGTCCGCTACTTCGGAGGTACCTTGCTGGGAACCGGCGGATTGGTAAAAGCCTATGGGGAAAGTGCAAAAAAAGTATTGGAAGTGTTACAGACAGAGGAGTTGGTCGAAAAGTGTTCCTTTTCACTCTCCACTTCCTACGATTTATTTGAACCGATAAAGAAAGTATTACTCTCTGTGCAATGTACAATAACCGAAGAACGTTTCGAAAGCGCTATCACAATTGCCGGAACGTTACCTTTGCCAAATAAAACTGAGCTGGAACAGCTGGTTATTGAAACTTCAAACGGAAGAAATAGAATAGTATTTAGCGTTTAG